A genomic stretch from Streptosporangium album includes:
- a CDS encoding glycosyltransferase family 4 protein, producing MRIGIVCPYMWDVPGGVQVHIRDLAEALIEDGHQVQVIAPAGDDAALPAYVTSVGRAVPVPFNGSVARMSFGFLSANRVRRWVREGRFDVLHVHEPFIPSVGLLACWVARGPIVATFHASYGRSRAFSVASPVITSALEKISARIAVSDAARKTLVEFIGGDAVLIPNGVTVSRYSEAEPLPGWEHGEVIGFLGRMDEPRKGLPVLLEAFTLLAAERPGLRLLLAGPGDEKEVLERVPARFHDRIDLLGMVSEEDKVRAYHTVDVFCAPNLGGESFGIVLTEAMSAGAAILASDIPAFRKVLNDGQAGALFETGNAESLAREAAVLLDDPELRAELSREARDAVLKYDWSTVARDVLRVYETVASTAGVEEDDTP from the coding sequence ATGAGGATCGGCATCGTCTGTCCCTACATGTGGGACGTGCCGGGTGGCGTGCAGGTGCACATCCGCGACCTCGCCGAAGCCCTGATCGAGGACGGCCACCAGGTCCAGGTGATCGCGCCGGCGGGCGACGACGCGGCGCTGCCCGCCTACGTGACCTCTGTCGGCCGCGCCGTCCCCGTCCCCTTCAACGGGTCGGTGGCCAGGATGTCGTTCGGGTTCCTGTCGGCCAACCGGGTGCGCCGCTGGGTGCGTGAGGGCCGTTTCGACGTGCTGCACGTGCACGAACCGTTCATCCCCTCGGTGGGCCTGCTCGCCTGCTGGGTGGCCAGGGGGCCGATCGTGGCCACCTTCCACGCCTCCTACGGCCGTTCCCGCGCGTTCTCGGTCGCCTCGCCTGTGATCACGAGCGCGCTGGAGAAGATCAGCGCTCGGATCGCGGTGTCGGACGCGGCGAGGAAGACCCTGGTCGAGTTCATCGGGGGGGACGCCGTGCTCATCCCCAACGGGGTGACGGTCAGCCGCTACAGCGAGGCCGAGCCGCTGCCCGGCTGGGAGCACGGAGAGGTGATCGGCTTTCTCGGCCGGATGGACGAGCCCCGCAAGGGCCTGCCGGTCCTGCTGGAGGCGTTCACCCTGCTGGCGGCCGAGCGTCCCGGGCTCCGCCTTCTCCTCGCCGGACCCGGCGACGAGAAGGAGGTGCTGGAGAGGGTGCCGGCCCGCTTCCACGACCGGATCGACCTGCTGGGCATGGTCAGCGAGGAGGACAAGGTCCGCGCCTACCACACGGTGGACGTGTTCTGCGCGCCCAACCTGGGCGGGGAGAGCTTCGGCATCGTGCTCACCGAGGCGATGTCGGCCGGTGCCGCGATCCTGGCCAGCGACATCCCGGCCTTCCGGAAGGTCCTCAACGACGGTCAGGCCGGGGCACTGTTCGAGACCGGCAACGCGGAGTCACTCGCCCGTGAGGCCGCCGTGCTGCTCGACGACCCCGAGCTCCGGGCCGAACTGTCGAGGGAGGCGCGTGACGCCGTCCTGAAGTACGACTGGTCCACGGTCGCCCGCGACGTCCTGCGCGTCTACGAGACCGTGGCGAGCACAGCCGGAGTCGAGGAGGACGACACGCCGTGA